In Carya illinoinensis cultivar Pawnee chromosome 16, C.illinoinensisPawnee_v1, whole genome shotgun sequence, a single window of DNA contains:
- the LOC122299569 gene encoding 7-methyl-GTP pyrophosphatase isoform X4 has translation MEANTSPFKAVVQIILGSSSIARRTILSEMGYEFTIMTADIDEKCIRKDKPEDLVIALAEAKAEAILQRIPIGDYVKDAEPTVLITCDQVVVCEGMVREKPSSKEEARQYLKDYSGSHASTVGSVLVTNLKTGFRKGEWDRVEIYFHEIPDEIIEKLIEEGIVLNVAGGLIIEHPLILPFVKQVVGTTDSVMGLPKALTEKLLREAL, from the exons ATGGAAGCGAATACTTCTCCGTTCAAG GCTGTTGTGCAGATAATTTTGGGATCATCTTCAATAGCACGTCGAACAATATTATCTGAGATGGGATACGAGTTTACAATTATG ACTGCAGATATTGATGAAAAATGCATCCGAAAGGATAAGCCAGAAGACTTGGTTATCGCTCTTGCTGAGGCAAAG GCAGAAGCCATCTTACAAAGGATCCCCATTGGTGACTACGTAAAGGATGCTGAGCCAACAGTGTTAATTACTTGTGACCAA GTTGTGGTCTGCGAAGGCATGGTCAGGGAAAAACCATCAAGTAAGGAGGAAGCAAGGCAATATTTGAAAG ACTATTCTGGGAGCCATGCATCAACTGTGGGATCTGTGCTAGTTACAAACCTTAAGACAGGATTCAGAAAAGGAGAATGGGACCGAGTAGAG ATCTATTTCCATGAAATACCAGATGAAATCATTGAGAAATTG ATTGAGGAGGGGATTGTGCTTAATGTTGCTGGAGGACTGATCATAGAGCATCCTTTGATTCTGCCCTTCGTCAAACAAGTG GTTGGAACAACAGATAGTGTCATGGGGCTCCCCAAAGCTCTGACTGAAAAACTTTTGAGGGAGGCCTTATAG
- the LOC122299569 gene encoding 7-methyl-GTP pyrophosphatase isoform X6 has protein sequence MEANTSPFKIILGSSSIARRTILSEMGYEFTIMTADIDEKCIRKDKPEDLVIALAEAKAEAILQRIPIGDYVKDAEPTVLITCDQVVVCEGMVREKPSSKEEARQYLKDYSGSHASTVGSVLVTNLKTGFRKGEWDRVEIYFHEIPDEIIEKLIEEGIVLNVAGGLIIEHPLILPFVKQVVGTTDSVMGLPKALTEKLLREAL, from the exons ATGGAAGCGAATACTTCTCCGTTCAAG ATAATTTTGGGATCATCTTCAATAGCACGTCGAACAATATTATCTGAGATGGGATACGAGTTTACAATTATG ACTGCAGATATTGATGAAAAATGCATCCGAAAGGATAAGCCAGAAGACTTGGTTATCGCTCTTGCTGAGGCAAAG GCAGAAGCCATCTTACAAAGGATCCCCATTGGTGACTACGTAAAGGATGCTGAGCCAACAGTGTTAATTACTTGTGACCAA GTTGTGGTCTGCGAAGGCATGGTCAGGGAAAAACCATCAAGTAAGGAGGAAGCAAGGCAATATTTGAAAG ACTATTCTGGGAGCCATGCATCAACTGTGGGATCTGTGCTAGTTACAAACCTTAAGACAGGATTCAGAAAAGGAGAATGGGACCGAGTAGAG ATCTATTTCCATGAAATACCAGATGAAATCATTGAGAAATTG ATTGAGGAGGGGATTGTGCTTAATGTTGCTGGAGGACTGATCATAGAGCATCCTTTGATTCTGCCCTTCGTCAAACAAGTG GTTGGAACAACAGATAGTGTCATGGGGCTCCCCAAAGCTCTGACTGAAAAACTTTTGAGGGAGGCCTTATAG
- the LOC122299569 gene encoding 7-methyl-GTP pyrophosphatase isoform X5: protein MEANTSPFKIILGSSSIARRTILSEMGYEFTIMTADIDEKCIRKDKPEDLVIALAEAKADAIISKLQTINHQEKDDEQTILIAADTVVVCEGMVREKPSSKEEARQYLKDYSGSHASTVGSVLVTNLKTGFRKGEWDRVEIYFHEIPDEIIEKLIEEGIVLNVAGGLIIEHPLILPFVKQVVGTTDSVMGLPKALTEKLLREAL, encoded by the exons ATGGAAGCGAATACTTCTCCGTTCAAG ATAATTTTGGGATCATCTTCAATAGCACGTCGAACAATATTATCTGAGATGGGATACGAGTTTACAATTATG ACTGCAGATATTGATGAAAAATGCATCCGAAAGGATAAGCCAGAAGACTTGGTTATCGCTCTTGCTGAGGCAAAG GCTGATGCTATCATATCAAAACTACAAACTATCAATCATCAAGAGAAGGATGATGAACAAACAATCTTGATTGCAGCTGACACA GTTGTGGTCTGCGAAGGCATGGTCAGGGAAAAACCATCAAGTAAGGAGGAAGCAAGGCAATATTTGAAAG ACTATTCTGGGAGCCATGCATCAACTGTGGGATCTGTGCTAGTTACAAACCTTAAGACAGGATTCAGAAAAGGAGAATGGGACCGAGTAGAG ATCTATTTCCATGAAATACCAGATGAAATCATTGAGAAATTG ATTGAGGAGGGGATTGTGCTTAATGTTGCTGGAGGACTGATCATAGAGCATCCTTTGATTCTGCCCTTCGTCAAACAAGTG GTTGGAACAACAGATAGTGTCATGGGGCTCCCCAAAGCTCTGACTGAAAAACTTTTGAGGGAGGCCTTATAG
- the LOC122299569 gene encoding 7-methyl-GTP pyrophosphatase isoform X1 — MEANTSPFKAVVQIILGSSSIARRTILSEMGYEFTIMTADIDEKCIRKDKPEDLVIALAEAKADAIISKLQTINHQEKDDEQTILIAADTAEAILQRIPIGDYVKDAEPTVLITCDQVVVCEGMVREKPSSKEEARQYLKDYSGSHASTVGSVLVTNLKTGFRKGEWDRVEIYFHEIPDEIIEKLIEEGIVLNVAGGLIIEHPLILPFVKQVVGTTDSVMGLPKALTEKLLREAL, encoded by the exons ATGGAAGCGAATACTTCTCCGTTCAAG GCTGTTGTGCAGATAATTTTGGGATCATCTTCAATAGCACGTCGAACAATATTATCTGAGATGGGATACGAGTTTACAATTATG ACTGCAGATATTGATGAAAAATGCATCCGAAAGGATAAGCCAGAAGACTTGGTTATCGCTCTTGCTGAGGCAAAG GCTGATGCTATCATATCAAAACTACAAACTATCAATCATCAAGAGAAGGATGATGAACAAACAATCTTGATTGCAGCTGACACA GCAGAAGCCATCTTACAAAGGATCCCCATTGGTGACTACGTAAAGGATGCTGAGCCAACAGTGTTAATTACTTGTGACCAA GTTGTGGTCTGCGAAGGCATGGTCAGGGAAAAACCATCAAGTAAGGAGGAAGCAAGGCAATATTTGAAAG ACTATTCTGGGAGCCATGCATCAACTGTGGGATCTGTGCTAGTTACAAACCTTAAGACAGGATTCAGAAAAGGAGAATGGGACCGAGTAGAG ATCTATTTCCATGAAATACCAGATGAAATCATTGAGAAATTG ATTGAGGAGGGGATTGTGCTTAATGTTGCTGGAGGACTGATCATAGAGCATCCTTTGATTCTGCCCTTCGTCAAACAAGTG GTTGGAACAACAGATAGTGTCATGGGGCTCCCCAAAGCTCTGACTGAAAAACTTTTGAGGGAGGCCTTATAG
- the LOC122299569 gene encoding 7-methyl-GTP pyrophosphatase isoform X2 yields the protein MEANTSPFKIILGSSSIARRTILSEMGYEFTIMTADIDEKCIRKDKPEDLVIALAEAKADAIISKLQTINHQEKDDEQTILIAADTAEAILQRIPIGDYVKDAEPTVLITCDQVVVCEGMVREKPSSKEEARQYLKDYSGSHASTVGSVLVTNLKTGFRKGEWDRVEIYFHEIPDEIIEKLIEEGIVLNVAGGLIIEHPLILPFVKQVVGTTDSVMGLPKALTEKLLREAL from the exons ATGGAAGCGAATACTTCTCCGTTCAAG ATAATTTTGGGATCATCTTCAATAGCACGTCGAACAATATTATCTGAGATGGGATACGAGTTTACAATTATG ACTGCAGATATTGATGAAAAATGCATCCGAAAGGATAAGCCAGAAGACTTGGTTATCGCTCTTGCTGAGGCAAAG GCTGATGCTATCATATCAAAACTACAAACTATCAATCATCAAGAGAAGGATGATGAACAAACAATCTTGATTGCAGCTGACACA GCAGAAGCCATCTTACAAAGGATCCCCATTGGTGACTACGTAAAGGATGCTGAGCCAACAGTGTTAATTACTTGTGACCAA GTTGTGGTCTGCGAAGGCATGGTCAGGGAAAAACCATCAAGTAAGGAGGAAGCAAGGCAATATTTGAAAG ACTATTCTGGGAGCCATGCATCAACTGTGGGATCTGTGCTAGTTACAAACCTTAAGACAGGATTCAGAAAAGGAGAATGGGACCGAGTAGAG ATCTATTTCCATGAAATACCAGATGAAATCATTGAGAAATTG ATTGAGGAGGGGATTGTGCTTAATGTTGCTGGAGGACTGATCATAGAGCATCCTTTGATTCTGCCCTTCGTCAAACAAGTG GTTGGAACAACAGATAGTGTCATGGGGCTCCCCAAAGCTCTGACTGAAAAACTTTTGAGGGAGGCCTTATAG
- the LOC122299569 gene encoding 7-methyl-GTP pyrophosphatase isoform X3, giving the protein MEANTSPFKAVVQIILGSSSIARRTILSEMGYEFTIMTADIDEKCIRKDKPEDLVIALAEAKADAIISKLQTINHQEKDDEQTILIAADTVVVCEGMVREKPSSKEEARQYLKDYSGSHASTVGSVLVTNLKTGFRKGEWDRVEIYFHEIPDEIIEKLIEEGIVLNVAGGLIIEHPLILPFVKQVVGTTDSVMGLPKALTEKLLREAL; this is encoded by the exons ATGGAAGCGAATACTTCTCCGTTCAAG GCTGTTGTGCAGATAATTTTGGGATCATCTTCAATAGCACGTCGAACAATATTATCTGAGATGGGATACGAGTTTACAATTATG ACTGCAGATATTGATGAAAAATGCATCCGAAAGGATAAGCCAGAAGACTTGGTTATCGCTCTTGCTGAGGCAAAG GCTGATGCTATCATATCAAAACTACAAACTATCAATCATCAAGAGAAGGATGATGAACAAACAATCTTGATTGCAGCTGACACA GTTGTGGTCTGCGAAGGCATGGTCAGGGAAAAACCATCAAGTAAGGAGGAAGCAAGGCAATATTTGAAAG ACTATTCTGGGAGCCATGCATCAACTGTGGGATCTGTGCTAGTTACAAACCTTAAGACAGGATTCAGAAAAGGAGAATGGGACCGAGTAGAG ATCTATTTCCATGAAATACCAGATGAAATCATTGAGAAATTG ATTGAGGAGGGGATTGTGCTTAATGTTGCTGGAGGACTGATCATAGAGCATCCTTTGATTCTGCCCTTCGTCAAACAAGTG GTTGGAACAACAGATAGTGTCATGGGGCTCCCCAAAGCTCTGACTGAAAAACTTTTGAGGGAGGCCTTATAG